Proteins encoded together in one Synechococcus sp. BL107 window:
- a CDS encoding argininosuccinate synthase — translation MGRAKKVVLAYSGGVDTSVCIPYLKQEWGVEEVITFAADLGQGDELEPIRQKALDAGASQSLVGDLIQPFIEDFAFPAIRANALYEGRYPLSTALARPLIAKRLVEVAREVGADAVAHGCTGKGNDQVRFDVAIASLAPDLKVLTPAREWGMSREETIAYGERFGMPSPVSKKSPYSIDLNLLGRSIEAGPLEDPMVAPPEEVFAMTRSITDAPDAFEEIEITFESGNPVAINGQRLDPVAMIRQANALAGTHGIGRLDMIENRVVGIKSREIYETPGLLLLIQAHQELESLTLAADVLRSKRQLEMQWSDLVYQGLWFGPLKEALDGFMDRTQEHVNGVVRLRLHKGNATVIGRGSSDSSLYVPEMASYGSEDQFDHRAAEGFIYVWGLPIRLWAASKRSSR, via the coding sequence ATGGGCCGCGCGAAAAAGGTTGTGCTCGCCTACTCCGGTGGGGTTGATACCAGCGTCTGCATTCCTTATCTCAAGCAGGAATGGGGAGTGGAAGAGGTCATTACCTTTGCTGCGGATCTGGGCCAAGGGGATGAATTGGAGCCCATTCGTCAGAAAGCGCTCGATGCTGGGGCCAGTCAGTCACTTGTCGGAGATCTCATTCAGCCCTTCATCGAAGACTTTGCGTTCCCAGCGATTCGAGCGAATGCTCTTTACGAAGGTCGTTATCCCTTATCCACAGCTTTGGCTCGCCCATTGATTGCCAAGCGACTGGTGGAGGTGGCCCGTGAAGTGGGAGCTGACGCTGTAGCCCATGGCTGTACGGGGAAGGGCAACGACCAGGTGCGTTTTGATGTGGCGATTGCTTCTCTGGCGCCAGACCTCAAGGTGCTGACGCCCGCGAGGGAATGGGGAATGAGCCGAGAAGAAACGATTGCCTATGGCGAACGTTTTGGCATGCCATCGCCGGTGAGCAAAAAATCGCCCTACTCGATTGATCTCAATTTATTGGGACGCAGTATTGAGGCGGGTCCCCTCGAAGATCCGATGGTGGCGCCTCCAGAAGAGGTGTTCGCGATGACGCGTTCGATCACGGATGCACCTGATGCATTTGAAGAGATCGAGATCACGTTTGAGAGCGGTAATCCCGTTGCTATCAATGGCCAACGCTTGGATCCTGTCGCGATGATTCGTCAGGCCAATGCTCTGGCAGGCACCCATGGCATTGGTCGCCTCGACATGATTGAGAACCGTGTGGTGGGAATCAAATCAAGGGAGATTTACGAAACTCCAGGCCTGTTGCTGTTAATCCAGGCGCACCAAGAACTCGAGAGTCTCACCCTCGCCGCGGATGTTCTTCGCAGCAAACGCCAGCTTGAGATGCAGTGGTCTGATTTGGTGTATCAGGGCCTTTGGTTTGGCCCTTTGAAAGAGGCCTTGGATGGCTTCATGGACCGCACCCAAGAGCACGTCAATGGTGTAGTGCGTTTAAGACTGCACAAGGGCAACGCCACCGTGATTGGTCGAGGCTCCAGCGATAGCAGCTTGTACGTGCCCGAAATGGCGTCCTATGGCAGTGAGGATCAATTTGATCATCGGGCTGCTGAGGGGTTCATCTATGTCTGGGGATTGCCGATTCGTCTTTGGGCGGCTTCGAAACGATCGTCACGCTGA
- the dnaK gene encoding molecular chaperone DnaK: MGKVVGIDLGTTNSCVSVMEGGKPTVIANAEGFRTTPSVVAYTKNQDQLVGQIAKRQAVMNPDNTFYSVKRFIGRRVDEVSEEQKEVSYGVEKSGSNVKVKCPVLDKQFAPEEVSAQVLRKLAEDAGKYLGETVTQAVITVPAYFNDSQRQATKDAGKIAGLEVLRIINEPTAAALAYGLDKKSNERILVFDLGGGTFDVSVLEVGDGVFEVLSTSGDTHLGGDDFDKVIVDHLAATFKSNEGIDLRQDKQALQRLTEAAEKAKIELSNATQSEINLPFITATPEGPKHLDLTLTRAKFEELASNLIDRCRVPVEQALKDAKLSSGELDEIVMVGGSTRIPAVLDLVKRTTSKDPNQTVNPDEVVAVGAAIQGGVLAGEVKDILLLDVTPLSLGVETLGGVMTKMITRNTTVPTKKSETYSTAVDGQTNVEIHVLQGEREMASDNKSLGTFRLDGIPPAPRGVPQIEVTFDIDANGILSVTAKDKGSGKEQSISITGASTLSDSEVDKMVKDAETNASADKEKRERIDLKNQAETLVYQAEKQMTELADKVDADAKAKVEEKRVKLKDAVEAEDYDAMKTLLEELQQELYTVGASVYQQDGAQAGGAAPDGDAAADANGGAGGGNAADDVIDAEFTETK; encoded by the coding sequence ATGGGCAAAGTTGTCGGCATTGACCTTGGCACCACGAACAGCTGCGTTTCTGTGATGGAGGGTGGCAAGCCCACCGTTATCGCTAACGCCGAGGGCTTCCGCACAACGCCCTCCGTTGTTGCTTACACCAAGAACCAAGACCAATTGGTTGGCCAGATCGCCAAACGACAGGCGGTGATGAATCCGGATAACACGTTTTATTCGGTGAAGCGCTTCATCGGTCGTCGGGTTGATGAGGTGAGTGAGGAACAAAAGGAAGTGAGTTATGGAGTCGAAAAATCCGGCTCTAACGTGAAAGTGAAATGTCCTGTGTTGGACAAGCAGTTCGCGCCGGAAGAGGTGTCTGCTCAGGTGTTGAGAAAGTTGGCAGAAGATGCCGGTAAGTACCTAGGAGAGACCGTCACCCAAGCAGTGATCACGGTTCCTGCGTACTTCAACGATTCTCAGCGCCAGGCGACGAAGGACGCTGGAAAGATCGCTGGCCTTGAGGTGCTCCGCATCATCAACGAGCCCACTGCGGCGGCATTGGCCTATGGCCTCGATAAAAAGAGCAACGAACGAATTCTGGTTTTTGACCTTGGTGGCGGCACATTTGATGTCTCCGTTTTGGAGGTTGGCGATGGCGTTTTCGAAGTTCTGTCCACCTCCGGTGACACCCACCTCGGTGGTGATGATTTCGACAAAGTGATCGTTGATCACCTGGCTGCAACGTTCAAATCGAACGAAGGCATTGATTTACGTCAGGACAAGCAAGCTTTGCAGCGGCTTACAGAGGCTGCTGAAAAAGCCAAGATCGAGCTCTCCAATGCCACCCAGAGTGAAATCAATTTGCCGTTCATCACGGCAACTCCTGAGGGACCTAAGCACCTCGATCTCACATTGACGAGGGCCAAATTTGAGGAATTGGCGTCCAATCTGATCGACCGCTGCCGGGTTCCCGTGGAGCAAGCTTTGAAAGACGCCAAGCTGTCTTCGGGTGAACTCGACGAGATCGTGATGGTGGGTGGTTCCACCCGTATCCCAGCCGTTCTTGATCTGGTCAAGCGCACCACGAGCAAAGATCCGAACCAAACGGTCAACCCTGACGAGGTGGTGGCTGTTGGTGCTGCGATTCAGGGGGGCGTTCTTGCTGGAGAGGTGAAAGACATTCTTCTTCTTGATGTCACGCCGTTGTCTTTGGGCGTGGAGACCCTTGGTGGTGTGATGACGAAGATGATCACCCGCAACACCACTGTTCCCACCAAGAAGTCTGAGACCTATTCCACCGCTGTGGATGGTCAGACGAACGTGGAAATTCATGTGCTCCAGGGTGAGCGCGAAATGGCATCTGATAACAAGTCTCTCGGTACCTTCCGGCTCGATGGCATTCCTCCGGCCCCAAGGGGTGTACCGCAAATCGAGGTGACGTTCGATATCGACGCCAACGGAATTCTGAGCGTGACCGCCAAGGACAAGGGCAGCGGTAAGGAGCAGTCGATCTCGATCACGGGTGCATCGACCCTTTCGGATTCAGAGGTCGACAAAATGGTGAAGGACGCCGAGACCAACGCCAGCGCTGATAAGGAGAAGCGTGAGCGCATCGACTTGAAAAACCAAGCTGAAACGCTGGTTTATCAGGCTGAGAAGCAGATGACGGAGCTGGCCGACAAGGTCGATGCCGATGCCAAGGCCAAAGTTGAGGAGAAGCGCGTCAAGCTCAAGGATGCTGTTGAAGCCGAGGACTACGACGCGATGAAGACCTTGCTGGAAGAACTCCAGCAAGAGCTCTACACCGTGGGTGCGTCTGTTTACCAACAAGATGGTGCCCAAGCGGGTGGTGCAGCCCCTGACGGCGATGCCGCAGCCGATGCCAATGGTGGCGCAGGTGGTGGTAACGCTGCCGATGACGTGATCGACGCGGAATTTACAGAGACCAAGTAA
- a CDS encoding NAD(P)/FAD-dependent oxidoreductase → MGLSTAWQLSQRGHQVVLFDPRLNQPIETERRISRGNGTSASLGVLMGHVFRRSSGRGWRLRQRSMALWPQWIGELQQFEPALSLDRSLIQVAEDASAFERMRKLASDRSHLGLRAIPPSNVGTIWPTAQFGALHSENDGRIDPVLLQRALRFALAERAVELVPEPVDVLTRKNPDWQLNCSGGHRSVHDAVVICAALASPALIEPLGHSRPISPVLGQALSLNCADGPSSWQGWPAVLVNQGFNLIPNGPNRLLLGATVEPGDSASPSPLELMRSLNDRAPTWLKNAEPIEQWSGLRARPVDRPAPLLETLEPGLILASGHYRNGVLLAPATAEWIANGFATGANGFAQSQ, encoded by the coding sequence ATTGGCCTCAGCACCGCATGGCAGCTGTCTCAACGGGGACATCAAGTCGTCCTCTTCGATCCAAGGCTGAATCAGCCCATCGAAACAGAGCGTCGAATTAGCAGAGGTAACGGCACCAGTGCTTCCCTGGGTGTGCTGATGGGACATGTCTTCCGTCGCTCCAGTGGTCGCGGATGGAGACTGCGTCAGCGCAGCATGGCGCTCTGGCCCCAGTGGATTGGAGAGCTGCAACAGTTCGAGCCAGCGCTCAGCCTGGATCGATCCCTGATTCAAGTCGCAGAAGACGCTTCCGCCTTTGAGCGCATGCGGAAGCTCGCATCCGACCGAAGCCATTTGGGTTTACGGGCCATCCCGCCTAGCAACGTTGGGACAATTTGGCCAACCGCTCAGTTCGGGGCACTGCACTCCGAAAACGATGGCCGAATCGACCCAGTGCTGCTGCAAAGAGCGCTTCGCTTCGCCCTAGCAGAACGCGCCGTCGAGCTTGTCCCAGAGCCCGTCGATGTCCTCACTCGCAAGAATCCTGACTGGCAGCTCAACTGCAGCGGAGGTCATCGAAGCGTTCACGATGCTGTCGTGATCTGTGCAGCACTGGCAAGTCCAGCCCTGATCGAACCGCTGGGCCACAGCCGTCCCATCAGCCCGGTCTTAGGACAAGCCCTTTCCCTCAACTGCGCCGATGGACCCTCCAGTTGGCAAGGATGGCCCGCTGTGTTGGTGAATCAGGGATTTAACTTGATCCCCAACGGCCCAAATCGGTTGCTCTTGGGAGCAACCGTCGAACCAGGAGATTCAGCGTCGCCCAGCCCCTTAGAGCTGATGCGATCTCTGAACGACAGGGCACCAACCTGGTTGAAAAACGCAGAACCGATCGAGCAATGGAGCGGTTTGCGAGCGCGTCCGGTGGACCGCCCTGCTCCACTGCTCGAGACACTTGAACCGGGACTGATCTTGGCCTCAGGCCATTACCGAAACGGAGTTTTACTCGCTCCCGCAACAGCTGAGTGGATCGCCAATGGCTTCGCTACGGGTGCCAACGGTTTCGCACAATCCCAATAA
- a CDS encoding DUF3134 domain-containing protein translates to MGALVDTNALDNVNPSLTRYGRKDPAPVLPLREEPDLLSWLETSGRLVADEESGSPEVSTVEEEELSALMGEKEDYNNADEQNEEQWES, encoded by the coding sequence ATGGGTGCTCTGGTTGATACAAACGCGTTAGACAACGTCAACCCATCCCTCACCCGTTATGGACGGAAAGACCCAGCTCCGGTCTTGCCGTTGCGTGAAGAACCGGATTTGTTGTCTTGGTTGGAAACCAGTGGACGTCTCGTCGCAGACGAGGAATCTGGCTCACCTGAAGTGAGCACCGTGGAAGAAGAAGAACTCTCGGCACTCATGGGCGAAAAAGAGGACTACAACAACGCCGACGAACAAAACGAAGAGCAGTGGGAGTCCTGA
- a CDS encoding shikimate dehydrogenase, whose translation MINGDTGLVGLLGNPVRHSLSPAMHNAALQALQLNWSYLPLPCTSQNLKEVLEGLRGVGCHGLNVTIPHKQDVAGLCQELSPLAKRLGAVNTLIPLDSGGWHGTNTDVEGFLTPLGEPSSWQNCRGVIIGCGGSARAIAAALQGLGLASITVIGRRRDALDEFIQDLQHDDAPLTPCLHSNPMLASLIEQADLVVNTTPVGMAQHGEAQAFPLGEAIWSHLRGSAVLYDLVYTPRPTAWLSWGQSRGHRCIDGLEMLVQQGAASLRLWSGRNDVPVETMRRAAEAALKP comes from the coding sequence ATGATCAACGGTGATACAGGCCTGGTGGGACTGCTTGGCAACCCTGTGCGGCATTCCCTATCGCCGGCCATGCACAACGCTGCACTTCAGGCCTTGCAACTGAATTGGAGCTACCTCCCCCTTCCCTGCACTAGCCAAAATCTCAAAGAGGTTCTTGAAGGACTACGTGGTGTGGGTTGCCACGGCCTGAACGTGACCATCCCCCATAAACAGGATGTGGCTGGGCTTTGCCAGGAACTCAGCCCTCTCGCAAAACGGCTTGGCGCCGTGAACACCCTGATCCCACTCGACTCCGGCGGCTGGCACGGCACCAACACCGATGTGGAGGGTTTTCTGACCCCCTTGGGTGAACCATCCAGTTGGCAGAACTGCCGTGGGGTGATCATCGGTTGCGGTGGCTCCGCCCGAGCGATTGCAGCTGCCTTACAGGGCCTTGGATTGGCCTCCATCACGGTGATTGGTCGCCGCCGAGATGCCCTAGACGAGTTCATTCAAGATCTGCAACACGACGACGCCCCACTCACCCCTTGTCTTCACTCCAATCCAATGCTTGCTTCGCTCATTGAGCAGGCAGATTTAGTTGTGAACACCACCCCCGTCGGCATGGCACAACACGGGGAGGCCCAAGCGTTTCCCCTGGGTGAAGCGATCTGGAGCCACTTGCGAGGGTCTGCAGTGCTCTACGACCTCGTCTACACACCGCGTCCCACCGCTTGGCTCAGTTGGGGACAATCCCGAGGACACCGATGCATCGATGGGCTGGAAATGCTGGTGCAACAAGGTGCTGCATCACTTCGCCTATGGAGTGGTCGAAACGATGTTCCAGTCGAGACCATGCGACGTGCTGCCGAAGCAGCCCTAAAGCCCTAG
- a CDS encoding HAD family hydrolase, protein MGLRLLHLHLHGLFRSQDLELGRDSDTGGQTLYVLELARSLALRPEVDHVDVVTRQIVDRRVSPDYALPEEPICPGARILRFPFGPKRYLRKELLWPHLEQLADQLVSRLSQPGEAVDWIHAHYADAGLVGALVSQRTGIPLVFTGHSLGREKQRRLLESGLDWSQIEQTYAISRRIDAEERALAQAELVVTSTRQEADHQYARYGHFQAEQSAVVPPGVDATRFYPNASTQELAEIQPLIQPFLREPDRSPLLAISRAVRRKNIPALVEAYGRSPVLRNRHNLVLVLGCREDSRHLEKQQRDVLQQVFDLVDRFDLYGKVAYPKQHSRTQIPALYRWASSRGGLFVNPALTEPFGLTLLEAAACGVPMVATDDGGPRDIRARCENGLLVDVTDPGALQEALEMAGHDPIRWRRWSDNGVEAVSRHFSWDAHVCRYLALMQQRTDCSFVSAKATPALRSTSTRSRMLVLDLDSSLDLPAVGSLNDLREQLHEDALAQSSGLVILSGRSLALARLRYSELHLPEPEAWITNAGTELHHGPGLELDQTWTVRINQCWNRDAVLKAMEDLQDHITLQDSDHQGAYKVSYLLKEADPGLLGLARQRLRRDGLQAQPHVRCHWFLDVLPQRASRSEAIRFLAMSWELSLEQVMVVASQQGDAELMDGMPATVVPADHDRTLQVPHHHPRVYVSKRSNVAAVLDGLSHYHFSSMR, encoded by the coding sequence ATGGGCCTTCGTTTGTTGCATCTGCACTTGCATGGCCTGTTTCGTTCGCAGGATTTAGAGCTCGGCCGTGATTCCGATACCGGCGGTCAAACCCTGTATGTGCTCGAACTTGCGCGAAGTTTGGCTCTGCGTCCTGAGGTTGATCACGTTGATGTCGTGACTCGGCAGATTGTTGATCGGCGTGTCTCTCCTGATTACGCGCTTCCAGAAGAGCCAATCTGCCCAGGGGCGCGGATCCTCCGTTTTCCATTTGGACCCAAGCGTTATCTCCGAAAAGAATTGCTTTGGCCGCATCTTGAGCAATTAGCCGACCAGCTTGTCTCCCGCCTGAGCCAACCGGGGGAGGCTGTGGATTGGATTCATGCGCATTACGCCGATGCAGGTCTTGTTGGTGCATTAGTGAGTCAGAGGACGGGCATTCCACTGGTGTTCACCGGTCATTCCTTGGGCCGCGAGAAACAGCGACGTTTGCTTGAAAGTGGCCTGGATTGGTCGCAGATCGAGCAGACCTATGCAATTAGTCGACGCATTGATGCTGAAGAACGGGCTCTTGCTCAGGCTGAGCTTGTGGTGACCAGTACACGACAGGAAGCCGACCATCAATACGCCCGTTATGGCCATTTTCAAGCCGAGCAGTCTGCGGTGGTTCCCCCTGGTGTTGATGCGACACGTTTCTATCCCAACGCTTCGACGCAAGAGTTGGCTGAGATTCAGCCATTGATCCAGCCATTTTTAAGGGAGCCGGATCGTTCGCCGTTGTTAGCGATTTCGCGGGCCGTGCGACGCAAAAACATCCCGGCTCTTGTGGAGGCCTATGGCCGTTCGCCAGTGCTGAGGAATCGGCACAATTTGGTGCTCGTGTTGGGATGTCGAGAAGATTCGCGTCACCTCGAGAAGCAACAGCGTGATGTGCTTCAGCAGGTGTTTGACCTCGTGGATCGGTTTGATCTGTACGGGAAGGTGGCTTATCCGAAACAGCACAGCCGCACACAGATTCCTGCCTTGTATCGGTGGGCATCCAGTCGAGGCGGCTTGTTTGTGAACCCTGCCCTAACGGAACCCTTTGGTCTCACATTGCTGGAGGCCGCGGCCTGTGGTGTACCAATGGTGGCAACGGACGATGGTGGTCCTCGCGATATCCGTGCACGTTGTGAGAACGGTCTGTTGGTGGATGTGACAGATCCTGGTGCGCTGCAGGAAGCTTTAGAGATGGCCGGACATGACCCGATTCGTTGGCGCCGTTGGAGCGACAACGGTGTGGAGGCCGTGAGTCGTCACTTCAGTTGGGATGCGCATGTGTGCCGCTATTTGGCGTTAATGCAGCAGAGGACGGACTGTTCCTTCGTTTCTGCGAAGGCGACTCCAGCCCTTCGATCGACATCGACTCGATCAAGGATGTTGGTGCTCGACTTGGACAGCAGCCTTGATTTGCCAGCCGTTGGATCCTTAAACGATTTGCGAGAGCAGTTGCATGAGGATGCGTTGGCTCAATCCAGTGGTCTTGTCATCCTTAGTGGTCGTTCATTGGCATTGGCACGACTGCGGTATTCCGAACTGCATCTGCCTGAGCCCGAAGCTTGGATTACCAACGCTGGTACAGAGCTCCATCACGGTCCTGGCTTAGAGCTCGACCAGACATGGACGGTGCGCATTAACCAGTGCTGGAACCGAGACGCTGTGTTGAAGGCGATGGAGGATCTTCAGGACCACATCACCCTCCAGGATTCCGACCACCAAGGTGCTTACAAGGTCAGTTATTTGCTCAAGGAAGCTGATCCAGGCTTGTTGGGTTTGGCGCGACAGCGGTTGCGACGGGATGGTTTACAAGCTCAACCGCATGTGCGGTGTCACTGGTTTCTCGATGTTTTGCCTCAGCGGGCATCCCGTAGTGAAGCGATTCGGTTTTTGGCGATGAGCTGGGAATTGTCGTTGGAACAGGTGATGGTGGTGGCCAGCCAGCAAGGGGATGCTGAGTTGATGGATGGAATGCCAGCCACTGTGGTTCCAGCGGATCATGACCGCACCCTTCAGGTGCCCCACCATCACCCCAGGGTCTACGTCTCGAAGCGTTCCAATGTGGCTGCTGTGCTCGATGGCCTCAGCCATTACCACTTTTCATCGATGCGTTGA
- a CDS encoding Tic20 family protein has product MEIPLWQRCVAPLIYLLPWGDAVPFGLGMDGLFNQIPLLRLLIVPAIPFIQLQRVVPFGGLLLFFVLFLGVVRNPNVPYFLRFNALQALLTDIVVIVLSFAFSILLRPIGGGTLLVGTLSSTVVIAVLAILVFAIIECLRGREPDLPGLSQAVRMQLY; this is encoded by the coding sequence GTGGAGATACCCCTCTGGCAGCGATGCGTCGCCCCGCTGATCTACCTGCTGCCGTGGGGTGATGCGGTTCCATTCGGCCTTGGCATGGATGGACTCTTCAACCAAATTCCACTCTTGAGATTGCTGATTGTTCCAGCGATTCCCTTTATTCAGTTGCAACGGGTTGTGCCGTTCGGCGGTTTGTTGCTCTTCTTCGTTTTGTTCTTGGGCGTTGTACGCAATCCCAACGTGCCTTATTTCCTGCGTTTCAACGCTCTCCAAGCCCTACTCACCGACATTGTGGTGATTGTGCTGAGCTTCGCCTTCAGCATTTTGTTGAGACCCATTGGCGGAGGCACGTTGCTCGTGGGAACACTCTCGAGCACTGTTGTGATCGCTGTACTGGCCATCTTGGTTTTCGCGATCATCGAATGCCTTCGGGGGCGTGAACCCGACCTGCCAGGGCTCAGCCAAGCCGTGCGCATGCAGCTCTACTGA
- the purT gene encoding formate-dependent phosphoribosylglycinamide formyltransferase, protein MTAFPQTVMLLGSGELGKEVAIAAQRLGCRVIACDRYANAPAMQVADTAEVFPMTDATSLKEVVQRHRPDVVIPEIEALAVEALAELEQDGITVIPTARATAFTMNRDQIRDLAAGELGLRTARFAYASNAEELKKVAAPLGWPVVVKPVMSSSGKGQSVVQTPEQLDQAWNAAMANARGTSNQVIVEEFLEFDLEITLLTIRQRNGETLFCPPIGHEQERGDYQCSWQPAQMTDAQLQQAQTMARTVTDNLGGAGLFGVEFFLCGNEVIFSELSPRPHDTGLVTLISQNLSEFELHLRAVLNLPIPQLEAAPAAASRVILADRELKSVAYEGLEQALREAGTQVLLFGKHTARPYRRMGVALARGEDLSEVRAKADRAAACVQVLDGSTHR, encoded by the coding sequence ATGACTGCGTTTCCACAGACCGTGATGCTCCTCGGCAGCGGCGAGCTAGGGAAGGAGGTGGCGATCGCGGCCCAAAGACTTGGCTGCAGAGTGATCGCCTGTGATCGGTACGCCAATGCACCGGCAATGCAGGTTGCCGACACAGCAGAAGTGTTCCCAATGACGGATGCCACATCTCTAAAAGAGGTGGTTCAACGCCATCGGCCCGATGTGGTGATTCCGGAAATCGAGGCTCTCGCTGTTGAAGCACTCGCAGAACTCGAACAAGACGGCATCACCGTGATCCCCACAGCGCGTGCCACCGCATTCACGATGAACCGTGATCAGATCCGCGATCTGGCCGCTGGAGAACTGGGCCTTCGCACAGCTCGCTTTGCCTATGCATCCAATGCCGAAGAACTGAAAAAGGTTGCGGCACCTCTGGGCTGGCCTGTCGTTGTCAAACCCGTGATGAGCTCCTCTGGCAAAGGCCAGAGCGTTGTTCAAACCCCAGAACAGCTGGATCAAGCCTGGAATGCAGCCATGGCCAATGCCCGAGGCACATCCAACCAAGTGATTGTGGAGGAATTTCTTGAGTTCGATCTTGAAATCACCCTGCTCACCATTCGACAACGCAACGGCGAAACGCTCTTTTGTCCGCCGATTGGCCATGAACAAGAACGGGGTGATTACCAATGCAGCTGGCAGCCAGCACAGATGACAGATGCCCAGCTTCAACAAGCCCAAACCATGGCCCGAACGGTGACAGACAACCTCGGCGGAGCAGGATTGTTTGGTGTTGAATTCTTCCTCTGCGGCAATGAGGTGATCTTTTCGGAGTTATCCCCACGGCCCCATGACACAGGTTTGGTGACCTTGATCAGCCAAAACCTCAGCGAATTTGAACTACACCTACGGGCAGTGCTGAATTTGCCGATTCCTCAGCTAGAGGCAGCACCCGCGGCAGCGAGCCGCGTGATCTTGGCCGACCGTGAACTCAAATCAGTGGCCTACGAAGGCCTGGAACAAGCGTTGCGAGAAGCAGGAACACAAGTACTTCTGTTTGGGAAGCACACTGCACGCCCATACCGTCGGATGGGTGTAGCGCTTGCTCGCGGGGAAGATCTCAGCGAAGTTCGAGCCAAGGCTGATCGCGCCGCGGCCTGTGTTCAAGTTTTGGACGGCTCAACGCATCGATGA
- the rpsF gene encoding 30S ribosomal protein S6, which yields MTLDPYYETMYILRPDIPEEEVESHVTKYRDMIVEAGAEVLDNQMRGKRRLAYPIAKHKEGIYVQLSHNGDGQQVEVLEKAMRISEDVIRYLTVKQEGPLPAPRVVPGTEAPAPAQAAETPEPEAS from the coding sequence ATGACGCTCGATCCGTATTACGAGACCATGTACATCCTCCGTCCGGACATCCCGGAGGAGGAAGTTGAAAGCCACGTCACCAAGTACCGCGACATGATCGTGGAAGCAGGTGCCGAGGTTCTCGACAACCAAATGCGAGGCAAGCGACGGCTCGCTTATCCGATCGCTAAGCACAAAGAAGGCATCTACGTGCAACTCAGCCATAACGGCGATGGGCAGCAAGTTGAAGTGCTGGAAAAGGCAATGAGGATTAGCGAAGACGTGATTCGCTACCTCACTGTGAAGCAGGAGGGTCCTTTACCAGCTCCTCGTGTGGTTCCTGGCACCGAAGCTCCTGCTCCAGCTCAGGCAGCAGAAACCCCAGAACCAGAAGCCTCCTAA
- the mraY gene encoding phospho-N-acetylmuramoyl-pentapeptide-transferase, whose translation MTPTETTDQPWWGKGSFCATLLILFVFAASLAADKWVSNSQLTLPLLLATVVSMTAAGLGIPRLKALKMGQVIREEGPRGHQSKSGTPTMGGLLVVPVGVILGSWITREPEASQQLLAVSGVTLAYMLIGGFDDWRSLTRRTNSGLTPRGKLLLQTIAALIFLAIAAWQGWINSTVALPFGQNLPLGLLIWPLGLFVFLAESNATNLTDGLDGLASGCGALVFTGLALQLMLRGNHGDPAIAGFCMTMAGTWLGFLVFNRHPARVFMGDTGSLAMGAALTAVALLSNSLWPLLVMGGVFLAESLSVIIQVWVFKATKGADGEGRRIFRMAPLHHHFELGGTNERTLVPCFWTATAAFVVLGLYLRPLG comes from the coding sequence GTGACCCCCACGGAGACAACTGATCAACCCTGGTGGGGGAAAGGTTCTTTTTGTGCAACCCTGCTCATCCTGTTTGTCTTCGCTGCAAGTCTTGCTGCCGATAAGTGGGTCAGCAATTCTCAACTCACACTGCCCCTGCTGCTAGCAACGGTGGTTTCCATGACCGCTGCTGGGTTGGGAATTCCTCGTCTCAAAGCTCTGAAGATGGGGCAGGTGATTCGAGAAGAAGGACCCCGCGGACATCAAAGTAAATCAGGCACGCCAACGATGGGCGGCCTCTTGGTAGTTCCGGTTGGGGTGATTCTCGGCAGCTGGATCACTCGCGAACCGGAGGCCTCACAACAACTCCTGGCCGTTTCGGGTGTAACCCTCGCCTACATGCTGATCGGTGGATTTGACGATTGGCGCAGCCTCACGCGACGAACCAACAGCGGCCTCACACCGCGGGGCAAGTTACTGCTGCAAACAATTGCAGCCCTCATTTTCTTAGCGATCGCCGCCTGGCAAGGATGGATTAACAGCACTGTGGCTTTGCCATTCGGCCAAAACCTCCCCCTTGGCTTGTTGATCTGGCCACTGGGCTTATTCGTCTTTCTCGCGGAAAGCAACGCCACCAACCTCACTGATGGATTGGATGGCTTGGCATCCGGCTGCGGTGCGCTCGTCTTCACTGGGTTAGCGCTTCAACTGATGTTGCGCGGCAACCATGGCGACCCAGCCATCGCTGGCTTTTGCATGACGATGGCTGGCACATGGCTCGGGTTTTTGGTGTTTAACCGCCATCCAGCTCGCGTCTTTATGGGAGACACAGGTTCCCTCGCGATGGGTGCTGCTCTCACCGCAGTCGCCCTGCTGTCCAACAGCCTTTGGCCACTCCTCGTGATGGGGGGCGTTTTCCTTGCAGAGTCGTTGTCCGTGATCATTCAGGTGTGGGTGTTCAAAGCCACCAAAGGAGCCGATGGTGAGGGACGACGGATCTTCCGCATGGCCCCACTGCATCATCACTTCGAACTTGGGGGCACAAATGAGCGCACTCTGGTGCCATGCTTCTGGACGGCCACTGCCGCTTTCGTAGTGCTAGGGCTTTACTTGCGACCCTTGGGCTGA